In Crinalium epipsammum PCC 9333, the following are encoded in one genomic region:
- a CDS encoding FAD-dependent oxidoreductase has product MIEGNSSSNVVDIAIIGAGPGGLSAAHALARLGFSIRVFERAKVLRPIGAALGMGEMGYAALAEIDAVLAQQVRESAVNPKRQVLMRPNGEVLFADESPLAGTDFTWLGWYNLQTCLYQALPATVSLHLNHSLIGFTQTSNQGKEQLCLKFREQEDVYARLLIGADGYNSAVRSITVADGAPLYTGTMTWRGIVERKKLAPLADPFVEAAGFQLVVGEKKNFWIMDTGTELLAWGGTALQSNQEKSSSALKTVLQVFDQWTPLVERVIRATDPESIIETGVFDREPVQQWGNWKNVTLLGDAAHPMRPSLGLGTTMALQDAVALAKILASTDLSDGEQLGDALRTYEQERIAITAPLQRLAREGGAASHAEDQADRLKEGFEAALAVRRQAPHTQTNLSQKN; this is encoded by the coding sequence ATGATTGAAGGAAATTCGAGCAGTAATGTCGTAGATATTGCCATCATCGGAGCCGGACCAGGTGGACTCTCTGCTGCTCATGCCTTAGCGCGGCTTGGCTTCTCAATCAGAGTTTTTGAGCGAGCCAAAGTGTTACGACCGATTGGTGCTGCATTGGGAATGGGTGAGATGGGCTATGCTGCTCTAGCGGAAATCGACGCAGTTCTAGCGCAACAGGTGCGGGAGTCGGCAGTGAATCCCAAACGACAGGTATTGATGCGCCCAAATGGGGAAGTTCTTTTCGCAGATGAATCTCCACTCGCAGGGACAGACTTTACCTGGCTAGGCTGGTATAACCTACAGACCTGTCTTTATCAAGCACTACCCGCGACAGTATCGTTGCATCTCAACCATAGTTTGATCGGTTTCACTCAAACTTCAAACCAGGGCAAAGAGCAATTGTGCCTGAAGTTCCGTGAACAGGAAGATGTCTATGCCCGACTTCTAATTGGTGCAGATGGTTACAACTCGGCAGTGAGAAGTATCACTGTTGCAGATGGAGCGCCTCTTTATACAGGAACCATGACCTGGAGGGGTATTGTGGAGCGCAAAAAATTAGCACCACTGGCAGACCCTTTCGTTGAAGCTGCTGGATTTCAACTTGTGGTTGGAGAGAAAAAGAATTTCTGGATCATGGATACGGGTACAGAATTGCTTGCTTGGGGTGGCACAGCACTACAATCAAATCAGGAAAAAAGTTCATCGGCGCTAAAGACAGTACTCCAGGTCTTCGACCAGTGGACTCCTCTGGTTGAACGGGTGATTCGGGCTACTGATCCTGAATCAATCATTGAAACTGGTGTTTTCGATAGGGAACCCGTGCAGCAGTGGGGGAACTGGAAGAATGTGACTTTGTTGGGTGATGCGGCACACCCAATGCGACCATCGTTGGGATTAGGCACAACTATGGCTCTACAGGATGCGGTAGCCTTAGCTAAGATCCTAGCCTCTACTGATTTAAGTGATGGGGAACAACTAGGTGATGCGCTGCGTACTTATGAGCAGGAGAGAATTGCCATCACTGCGCCATTACAGCGCCTAGCTCGCGAGGGAGGTGCTGCTTCCCACGCTGAAGACCAGGCGGATCGCCTGAAAGAAGGTTTTGAAGCCGCGCTGGCAGTACGCAGGCAAGCACCCCACACTCAAACCAACTTGTCCCAAAAAAACTGA
- a CDS encoding HAD family hydrolase, with product MSLTPLSASSASNLKGVSLVATDMDGTLTRDGLFTSSLLQALEALADAKIAVIIVTGRSAGWVQGIKSYLPIAGAIAENGGIFYPQDSDYPEILIPIPNLLQHRQQLSQVFQQLKIQFPQITESADNCFRLTDWTFDIQQLSLLELQQMADICAENGWGFTYSNVQCHIKPINQDKATSLLKLISTRFINLTTNQIVTIGDSPNDESLFDLSKFPFSVGVANILKYASTLKHLPVYITTAPEEQGFIELANLLLQF from the coding sequence ATGTCATTAACGCCGCTTTCTGCTTCCTCTGCTTCAAATCTTAAAGGGGTTAGCCTTGTTGCTACCGATATGGATGGTACGCTGACAAGAGATGGCTTGTTTACCTCGTCTTTACTTCAGGCGCTAGAAGCATTAGCTGATGCTAAGATTGCGGTAATTATAGTTACAGGACGAAGTGCTGGTTGGGTACAGGGAATTAAAAGTTACTTGCCTATTGCGGGTGCGATCGCAGAAAATGGTGGTATATTTTATCCTCAAGATAGCGACTATCCCGAAATTCTCATACCCATTCCCAATTTATTACAGCATCGCCAACAGCTATCTCAAGTTTTCCAGCAACTAAAAATCCAATTTCCTCAAATAACAGAGTCGGCGGATAATTGCTTTCGCCTTACTGACTGGACATTTGACATCCAACAGTTAAGTTTATTAGAACTGCAACAAATGGCAGATATTTGTGCAGAAAATGGATGGGGATTTACTTACAGTAATGTCCAGTGTCACATCAAACCGATAAATCAAGATAAGGCTACTAGCTTATTAAAATTAATCTCAACCAGATTTATTAATTTAACTACAAATCAAATAGTTACTATTGGTGATAGTCCTAATGATGAATCACTATTTGATCTATCTAAATTTCCCTTTTCTGTAGGAGTAGCAAATATTTTAAAATACGCTTCAACTTTGAAACATTTACCTGTTTATATTACTACTGCTCCAGAAGAACAAGGATTTATTGAGTTAGCAAATTTATTATTGCAGTTTTGA
- a CDS encoding SDR family oxidoreductase has protein sequence MIFQNKTIIITGASAGIGKELAITLAKQSANLVLAARNQAAIEETASICIQNGGKAIAVPTDVTNPEDCRKLIETAKDTFGAIDVLVNNAGISMYALFEEVEDLSLFEQLMKVNYLGSVYCTHYALPYLKASQGLIVAISSLTGKMGIPTRSGYSASKHAMQGFFDSLRIELRDTKVDVLVTCPGFVATDMRQRVLGTDGNVISTSLGNESSMAMPVSECVNQIIQAMQARKRELIMTPKGRFGMWLKLIAPNFVDMMSARAVHSQKRS, from the coding sequence ATGATCTTTCAAAATAAAACTATTATCATTACTGGTGCTTCTGCGGGAATTGGTAAAGAATTGGCAATTACATTAGCAAAACAAAGTGCTAACTTAGTTCTTGCAGCACGTAACCAAGCTGCTATTGAAGAAACTGCATCTATTTGTATTCAAAATGGCGGTAAAGCTATTGCTGTTCCTACAGATGTAACAAATCCTGAAGATTGCCGAAAATTAATAGAGACTGCAAAAGATACTTTTGGTGCTATTGATGTACTGGTAAATAATGCAGGTATATCTATGTATGCCCTTTTTGAAGAGGTAGAAGACTTATCTCTTTTTGAGCAACTGATGAAAGTCAACTATTTAGGATCTGTTTATTGCACTCACTATGCTTTGCCTTATTTAAAAGCTTCCCAAGGGCTGATAGTTGCTATCTCCTCACTAACTGGAAAAATGGGTATTCCCACTCGTTCCGGTTATTCAGCAAGTAAACACGCGATGCAAGGTTTTTTTGATTCTTTAAGAATTGAGTTGCGTGATACAAAAGTAGATGTCTTAGTAACTTGTCCTGGTTTTGTAGCTACAGATATGCGTCAGCGTGTTTTAGGAACAGATGGAAATGTTATATCAACCAGTTTAGGTAATGAGTCGTCAATGGCAATGCCTGTCTCCGAATGTGTCAATCAAATCATTCAGGCAATGCAAGCACGAAAACGAGAATTAATAATGACTCCTAAAGGACGCTTTGGGATGTGGTTAAAGTTAATAGCACCTAACTTTGTAGATATGATGTCTGCGCGTGCGGTTCATTCTCAAAAAAGAAGTTAA
- the xseA gene encoding exodeoxyribonuclease VII large subunit codes for MNTYNVPNVIPDTALSVGGLTSYIQDLLEQDQQLRQVWVIGEVSSTNKHRSGVFFTLQDPQTKAAISCVAWSSQQDKLIQQPVAGEQLIVLGSIRIYPQKGNYQLTVWQALPAGEGLQALRYKQLRNRLEAEGLFAKERKRSLPIHPQTIAVVTSPQAAAWGDIQKTLRRRYPGLHVLFSPAIVQGEQAPGSIVTAIERVVRDGRAEVIILARGGGAVEELACFNDERVARAIALSVIPIITGIGHQRDESLADLVADAYAHTPTAAAEQVVPELSTLIAEHRQRIKLLNNAVHRRLQVSNEQLQRLKNRLQRLPIQRQVQQQQQTVSDLRHRLLQATSWRLQRETQHCQMLRQKLATLDPKAVLQRGYAVVRKDGAIARSTNQLQIGEELNIQLEQGEVKVKVIEISHKN; via the coding sequence ATGAATACTTATAATGTTCCTAACGTAATTCCCGATACCGCTCTATCAGTCGGTGGGTTGACAAGCTATATTCAAGATCTTTTAGAGCAAGATCAACAACTGCGACAGGTTTGGGTAATTGGTGAAGTTTCCAGTACTAATAAGCATCGCAGTGGGGTGTTTTTTACTCTCCAAGATCCACAGACTAAAGCAGCTATTAGTTGTGTGGCGTGGAGTAGTCAGCAAGATAAACTGATACAACAGCCTGTAGCGGGTGAGCAGTTAATTGTTTTAGGTAGTATTCGGATTTATCCCCAAAAGGGAAATTATCAACTAACTGTTTGGCAAGCTTTACCTGCGGGAGAAGGGTTGCAAGCGTTGCGCTATAAGCAGCTACGCAACCGATTAGAGGCGGAAGGGTTGTTTGCTAAAGAAAGAAAGCGATCGCTTCCCATTCATCCCCAAACTATTGCTGTGGTGACTTCCCCACAAGCTGCTGCATGGGGCGATATTCAAAAAACCCTCAGACGCAGATATCCTGGTTTGCACGTTTTATTTTCCCCTGCAATAGTTCAAGGTGAACAAGCGCCTGGATCTATAGTTACAGCAATTGAGCGGGTAGTGCGAGATGGTAGAGCAGAGGTGATAATTTTAGCGCGGGGAGGGGGCGCGGTTGAAGAGTTGGCTTGTTTTAATGATGAGCGGGTTGCGCGTGCGATCGCACTTTCAGTTATTCCCATCATTACTGGGATTGGACATCAACGCGATGAATCTTTAGCTGATTTAGTAGCAGATGCTTACGCTCATACACCTACTGCTGCTGCTGAACAAGTAGTTCCAGAACTTAGCACACTTATAGCCGAACATCGACAACGGATTAAATTACTTAATAATGCTGTCCATAGACGTTTGCAGGTATCTAATGAGCAACTGCAAAGGTTAAAAAATCGCTTGCAACGTTTACCAATTCAACGACAAGTACAGCAACAACAGCAAACCGTATCTGATTTGCGCCACCGACTATTACAAGCAACATCATGGCGTTTACAGAGGGAAACTCAGCATTGTCAGATGCTACGGCAAAAATTAGCTACTCTCGATCCTAAAGCAGTATTGCAACGAGGTTATGCTGTTGTGAGGAAAGATGGTGCGATCGCTCGTTCTACAAATCAGCTACAAATAGGAGAAGAATTAAACATTCAGTTAGAGCAAGGCGAAGTCAAAGTCAAAGTTATTGAAATCTCACATAAAAATTAA
- the glgB gene encoding 1,4-alpha-glucan branching enzyme, giving the protein MSMMIAPEQVERIVGNQHDDPFEILGPHAIAQNGKTVWAVRAYLPTADAAWVICPGDRTEYAMQAVHHPHFFECTIETPELANYQLRIKEGEHQRVIYDPYAFRSPGLTDFDLHLFAEGNHHRIYEKLGAHLMEVGGVKGVYFAVWAPNARNVSILADFNNWDGRKDQMRKRGNGIWELFIPEIGVGTSYKYEIKNIEGHIYEKSDPYGFQQEIRPKTASIVTDLSDYTWNDAEWMEQRRQGDALSKPISVYECHIGSWLHGSSSEPAKLPNGETAPVVLVSELKPGARFLTYRELAERLIPYVKELGYTHIELLPIAEHPFDGSWGYQVTGYYAATSRYGTPQDLMYFIDQCHQNNLGVIVDWVPGHFPKDGHGLAFFDGTHLYEHADPRKGEHKEWGTLVFNYNRNEVRNFLVANALFWFDKYHIDGVRVDAVASMLYLDYCRKPGEWVTNQYGGRENIEAADFLRQVNHTIFSYFPGALSIAEESTSWPMVSWPTYVGGLGFNLKWNMGWMHDMLDYFSMDPWFRQFHQNNITFSMWYNHSENFMLALSHDEVVHGKSNIIGKMPGDDWQKCANVRCLFAFMFTHPGKKTQFMSMEFGQWSEWNVWGDLDWDLLQIDRHKQLKLFTGDLNKLYCSETALYSQDFAEAGFDWIDCSDNRHSVVAFIRRAKDSDEFLVVVCNFTPQPHSHYRVGVPEAGFYIELFNSDARQYGGSNMGNLGGKWTDEWSYHNRPYSIDLCLPPLGVLVLKLQRDKAMSHSA; this is encoded by the coding sequence ATGTCGATGATGATTGCCCCAGAACAGGTTGAGCGGATTGTTGGGAACCAGCATGATGACCCTTTTGAGATTTTAGGTCCTCATGCGATCGCACAAAATGGTAAGACTGTATGGGCTGTTAGAGCCTACTTACCTACCGCCGACGCTGCCTGGGTTATTTGCCCTGGAGATAGAACCGAATATGCCATGCAAGCGGTGCATCATCCACACTTCTTTGAATGCACCATCGAGACACCAGAACTGGCAAACTATCAATTGCGGATTAAAGAAGGAGAACATCAGCGCGTTATCTACGACCCCTACGCCTTTCGTTCTCCAGGCTTGACAGATTTTGATCTTCACCTGTTTGCTGAAGGTAATCATCATCGCATCTATGAAAAACTCGGCGCACACTTGATGGAAGTGGGAGGCGTTAAAGGAGTTTACTTTGCTGTTTGGGCTCCAAACGCACGTAATGTTTCAATTTTAGCCGACTTTAACAACTGGGATGGACGCAAAGACCAAATGCGTAAACGTGGAAACGGTATTTGGGAATTGTTTATTCCAGAAATAGGAGTTGGGACATCTTATAAATACGAAATTAAAAACATTGAAGGTCATATTTACGAAAAATCCGACCCTTATGGTTTCCAGCAAGAAATCCGCCCTAAAACCGCTTCTATAGTTACTGATTTAAGTGATTATACTTGGAACGATGCTGAGTGGATGGAACAGCGCCGCCAGGGTGATGCGCTAAGTAAACCTATATCTGTTTATGAATGTCATATAGGTTCTTGGTTGCATGGTTCTTCCTCTGAACCTGCGAAGTTACCTAATGGTGAAACTGCACCAGTTGTGCTTGTTTCTGAACTCAAACCAGGGGCGCGTTTCCTGACTTATCGAGAGTTAGCAGAGCGATTAATTCCTTATGTTAAAGAACTAGGATATACCCATATTGAGTTATTACCAATAGCAGAACATCCTTTTGATGGTTCCTGGGGTTATCAGGTAACAGGTTACTATGCTGCTACTTCCCGCTATGGTACACCTCAAGATTTAATGTATTTTATCGACCAGTGCCACCAAAACAACCTTGGTGTGATTGTAGACTGGGTTCCTGGTCACTTTCCTAAAGATGGTCATGGTTTAGCATTCTTTGATGGTACTCATCTTTACGAACACGCTGACCCGCGTAAGGGTGAACATAAAGAGTGGGGTACTTTAGTATTCAACTACAATCGCAATGAAGTACGAAACTTCTTAGTTGCCAATGCCTTATTTTGGTTTGATAAGTACCATATCGACGGGGTACGGGTGGATGCTGTGGCTTCGATGTTGTACTTAGATTATTGTCGTAAACCTGGGGAGTGGGTGACAAATCAGTACGGCGGTAGGGAAAATATTGAGGCGGCTGATTTCTTGCGCCAAGTGAATCACACTATCTTTAGTTATTTTCCAGGTGCGCTATCTATTGCAGAAGAATCAACATCTTGGCCAATGGTATCATGGCCAACTTATGTCGGTGGGTTAGGCTTTAACTTGAAGTGGAATATGGGGTGGATGCACGATATGCTGGATTACTTCAGCATGGACCCTTGGTTCCGTCAGTTCCACCAAAATAATATTACGTTTAGTATGTGGTATAACCACAGCGAAAACTTCATGCTGGCGCTGTCTCACGATGAGGTTGTTCACGGTAAGAGCAATATCATTGGTAAGATGCCTGGGGATGATTGGCAGAAGTGCGCGAATGTGCGCTGTTTATTCGCGTTTATGTTTACTCACCCTGGTAAGAAAACTCAATTTATGAGTATGGAGTTTGGGCAGTGGAGTGAGTGGAATGTTTGGGGTGATTTAGATTGGGATTTACTGCAAATTGACCGTCATAAACAGCTTAAGTTGTTTACGGGTGATTTGAATAAGCTGTATTGCAGTGAAACGGCACTGTATAGTCAGGATTTTGCTGAGGCAGGTTTTGACTGGATTGATTGTAGCGATAATCGTCATAGTGTAGTGGCGTTTATCCGTCGCGCTAAGGATTCAGATGAGTTTTTGGTTGTAGTTTGTAATTTCACTCCACAGCCACACAGTCATTACCGCGTAGGAGTGCCAGAGGCGGGATTCTATATTGAGTTGTTTAATAGTGATGCCCGTCAGTATGGTGGCAGTAATATGGGCAATTTAGGCGGTAAGTGGACTGATGAGTGGAGTTATCACAATCGTCCTTATTCTATTGATTTGTGTTTGCCACCTTTAGGGGTGTTAGTTTTGAAGTTGCAGCGAGATAAGGCAATGTCGCACTCTGCATAA
- a CDS encoding Uma2 family endonuclease, whose amino-acid sequence MILATAKRFTIDEYHRLVELGFLTENDRVELINGEIIQIAAKGTRHTTCCRNLLEELVLLVVGKAKLQCQDPITLPSNSEPEPDFVIVRKNHDNYLSSHPNKSDVLLVIEIADSSLKYDQEVKLPLYAEAGISDYWIFNLVENHLEAYSEPYQELQGNFGYSVRRIFLPNQIVYLPILADLSLDLSKIFPLITP is encoded by the coding sequence ATGATTTTAGCTACTGCAAAACGCTTCACAATTGATGAGTACCATCGTTTAGTAGAACTCGGTTTTCTTACTGAAAACGACAGAGTTGAATTAATTAATGGAGAAATTATTCAAATAGCAGCTAAAGGTACACGCCATACAACCTGTTGTAGAAATTTATTAGAGGAATTAGTCTTACTTGTAGTAGGTAAAGCAAAACTGCAATGCCAAGATCCAATTACTTTACCGTCAAACAGCGAACCGGAACCAGATTTTGTAATTGTGCGTAAAAACCATGATAATTATTTATCTTCTCATCCAAATAAATCGGATGTTTTATTAGTAATTGAGATTGCAGACTCTTCATTAAAATATGACCAAGAGGTTAAATTACCTCTCTATGCTGAAGCAGGTATTTCTGATTATTGGATATTTAATTTAGTTGAAAATCACTTAGAAGCTTACAGCGAACCATATCAAGAGTTGCAAGGAAATTTTGGTTATAGTGTTAGGCGCATTTTTCTGCCTAATCAAATAGTTTATTTACCTATTCTTGCTGATTTATCGTTAGATTTATCTAAAATTTTCCCTTTGATTACACCTTAG
- the recA gene encoding recombinase RecA → MAIEITTTSPEKQKALNLVLNQIEKSFGKGAIMRLGDATRMRVETIPTGAMTLDLALGGGLPKGRIIEIYGPESSGKTTLALHAIAEVQKAGGVAAFVDAEHALDPAYSAALGVDIGNLLVSQPDTGEAGLEIVDQLVRSAAVDIVVIDSVAALTPRAEIEGDMGDTHVGLQARLMSQALRKVAGNIGKSGCTVIFLNQLRQKIGISYGNPETTTGGNALKFYASVRLDIRRIQTLKKANEGEYGNRVKVKVAKNKVAPPFRIAEFDIIFGKGISTVGCLVDIAEETGIITRRGAWYSYNGDNIAQGRDNTIKYMEEKPEIAKVIEQQVRDKLDTGAVVSANSVAHVEDSEEDFSDEE, encoded by the coding sequence ATGGCTATCGAAATTACTACAACCAGTCCCGAAAAGCAAAAAGCCCTAAATTTAGTGCTGAACCAGATTGAAAAATCATTTGGTAAGGGAGCCATTATGCGCTTGGGAGATGCCACCCGCATGAGGGTGGAAACAATCCCTACTGGCGCAATGACGTTAGATTTAGCATTAGGCGGTGGTTTACCGAAAGGGCGGATTATTGAAATATATGGTCCAGAGAGTTCTGGTAAAACCACACTAGCTTTACACGCGATCGCAGAAGTACAAAAAGCTGGGGGTGTTGCTGCCTTCGTTGATGCAGAACACGCCCTAGATCCCGCCTACTCTGCCGCCCTTGGTGTTGATATTGGAAATTTGTTAGTTTCCCAACCGGATACAGGCGAAGCTGGGCTAGAAATAGTCGATCAACTTGTGCGTTCCGCAGCCGTTGATATTGTAGTTATTGACTCCGTAGCTGCATTAACACCCCGTGCTGAAATTGAAGGTGATATGGGTGATACCCATGTCGGTTTACAAGCACGTTTAATGAGCCAAGCTTTACGGAAAGTTGCAGGTAACATCGGTAAATCTGGCTGTACGGTAATTTTCCTTAACCAACTACGACAAAAAATTGGTATTTCCTACGGCAACCCAGAAACTACAACTGGCGGTAATGCCCTGAAATTTTATGCTTCCGTGCGTTTAGATATTCGTCGCATTCAAACTTTAAAGAAAGCTAACGAAGGCGAATATGGTAATCGCGTTAAAGTTAAAGTTGCTAAAAATAAAGTTGCTCCTCCATTCCGCATCGCAGAATTTGACATTATTTTTGGCAAAGGCATTTCCACTGTTGGTTGTCTAGTTGACATTGCAGAAGAAACTGGAATCATTACTCGCCGAGGTGCTTGGTACAGTTACAACGGTGACAACATCGCCCAAGGTCGAGATAACACGATCAAATACATGGAAGAAAAGCCTGAAATTGCCAAAGTAATTGAGCAGCAGGTAAGGGACAAATTAGATACCGGAGCGGTTGTTTCAGCAAATTCAGTTGCTCATGTTGAGGATTCTGAGGAAGACTTTTCAGATGAAGAATAA
- the xseB gene encoding exodeoxyribonuclease VII small subunit — protein sequence MNKQNNSKNTQINNIPNQANWNYETTVAKVEEIINKIESGKMELADVFDEFAAATEYLRHCEKFLAERQQQMDVFIETLEKDAENLSF from the coding sequence ATGAATAAACAAAACAATAGCAAAAATACCCAGATAAATAATATTCCTAACCAAGCAAACTGGAATTATGAAACCACCGTAGCTAAAGTTGAGGAAATTATTAACAAGATTGAATCAGGCAAGATGGAATTAGCTGATGTTTTTGATGAATTTGCAGCAGCTACAGAATATTTGCGCCATTGTGAAAAATTTTTAGCGGAGCGACAACAACAAATGGATGTATTTATTGAGACTTTAGAAAAAGATGCAGAAAACTTGTCTTTTTAA
- a CDS encoding DUF3493 domain-containing protein, whose translation MTNSKRLKKTNPEQYARLKAEIASPYKGLRQVIYLACAASSFIGGMIFIVQIAAGRQVESALPNLAVQIGVLALMIFLFRLEQKNGKQ comes from the coding sequence ATGACAAATTCTAAACGCTTAAAAAAAACCAACCCAGAACAGTATGCACGTCTCAAAGCTGAAATAGCTTCTCCCTATAAAGGTTTGAGACAAGTTATTTACTTAGCTTGTGCTGCTTCTAGTTTTATTGGTGGAATGATTTTTATTGTTCAGATAGCTGCTGGTCGTCAAGTAGAATCAGCTTTACCTAATTTAGCAGTGCAAATTGGGGTATTGGCACTAATGATTTTTTTATTCCGCCTAGAACAAAAAAACGGCAAACAGTAA
- a CDS encoding glycosyltransferase, protein MRKLYFLVPGTGGKFACGGLWAELKTLNLAQLVCSADVVTYRQREQGKLFLDDILKEKDLDDVIFVISWGFDIPKLAAKLKNYNVVYHAHSSGYGFRIPASIPIITVSRNTMGYWGQNSPNSLIYYLPNQIPDEFQNLSIKRDIDVLVQVRKSSEYLLQELIPELQKHCKVSVIDSYVEDLAGLFNRAKVYLYDSAEYWAQQRVSEGFGLQPLEAMACGCQVFSSINGGLSDYLDPGINCYKIAGYSKEYDVQRILKVVNTSTALVLPEQFLDEYRSENITKRLKFILEEINDLFDHKKHHVSNIKGLSKLRLAQLSTKRIFHKLMLKYFKDK, encoded by the coding sequence ATGAGAAAACTCTACTTTTTAGTCCCTGGAACAGGCGGCAAGTTTGCTTGTGGTGGTTTGTGGGCGGAGTTGAAAACGCTTAATTTGGCGCAACTTGTTTGCAGTGCAGATGTAGTAACTTATCGACAACGAGAACAAGGCAAGCTATTTCTGGATGACATATTAAAAGAGAAAGATTTAGATGATGTCATTTTTGTAATTAGCTGGGGATTTGATATCCCTAAATTAGCTGCTAAACTCAAAAATTACAATGTTGTTTATCATGCCCATAGTTCAGGCTACGGGTTCAGGATACCTGCAAGTATTCCTATTATTACAGTTAGTAGAAATACAATGGGATACTGGGGGCAAAACTCACCCAACTCACTAATTTATTATTTACCAAATCAGATTCCTGATGAGTTTCAAAATCTTTCTATCAAACGTGATATTGATGTTTTAGTTCAAGTACGCAAATCTTCTGAGTATCTACTTCAAGAATTAATTCCCGAATTACAAAAACACTGCAAGGTTTCCGTAATTGATTCTTATGTAGAAGATTTAGCAGGGCTTTTTAATCGAGCTAAGGTTTATCTCTATGACTCTGCTGAGTACTGGGCGCAACAGCGAGTAAGTGAGGGATTTGGTCTGCAACCGTTAGAAGCAATGGCGTGTGGTTGTCAAGTTTTTTCTAGTATTAATGGGGGGCTATCCGATTATTTAGACCCTGGAATAAATTGTTATAAAATTGCTGGATACTCAAAAGAGTATGATGTACAACGCATTTTAAAAGTAGTTAATACATCAACAGCACTTGTATTGCCTGAGCAATTTTTAGATGAGTATCGGTCTGAAAATATTACCAAAAGGTTGAAATTTATTTTAGAAGAAATTAATGATTTATTTGATCATAAAAAGCATCATGTAAGTAATATAAAGGGTTTAAGTAAGTTACGTTTAGCGCAATTATCAACTAAGAGAATTTTTCATAAATTGATGTTAAAATATTTTAAGGATAAATGA